The genomic DNA ATACGGTTAAAGACCTGGGCTTCGCTGGCTTCAAGGTGCTTTACCCGATCAACAGCAAAGATAAAAACGACGAAATCGTCAGCATGCTCGGTGCCAGCTACTTCCGCGTGATCGGGGCAGGGCAGGTGTACGGGCTTTCTGCGCGTGGCCTCGCCATTGATACCGCGCTGCCATCAGGTGAAGAGTTCCCGCGTTTCCGCGAGTTCTGGATTGAACGTCCAAAACCAACCGACAAACGCCTGACTATTTATGCACTGCTGGATTCCCCGCGTGCGACCGGTGCTTATCGCTTTGTGATTATGCCTGGCCGTGACACGGTCGTTGACGTGCAGTCCAAAGTTTACCTGCGCGATAAAGTCGGCAAACTGGGCGTTGCACCGCTGACCAGTATGTTCCTGTTTGGGCCGAATCAGCCGTCACCGGCGACGAACTTCCGCCCGGAACTGCACGATTCCAACGGTCTTTCTATTCATGCAGGTAATGGTGAGTGGATCTGGCGTCCGCTGAATAACCCGAAACATCTGGCTGTTAGCAGTTTTGCGATGGAAAACCCGCAAGGTTTCGGCCTCCTGCAGCGTGGCCGTCAGTTCTCCCGATTTGAAGATCTGGATGACCGCTATGACCTGCGCCCAAGCGCCTGGGTCACGCCGAAAGGTGACTGGGGTAAAGGTAAGGTTGAGCTGGTTGAAATTCCAACCAATGACGAAACCAACGATAACATCGTTGCTTACTGGACGCCGGATCAGCTGCCGGAAGCCGGTAAAGAGATGAACTTCAAATACACCATTACCTTTAGCCGCGACGAAGACAAACTGCATGCGCCGGATAACGCGTACGTCATGCAGACTCGCCGTTCTACGGGTGATGTGAAGCAGTCTAACCTGATCCGTCAGCCTGATGGCACCGTGGCCTTTGTTGTGGACTTCGCGGGTCAGGATATGAAAAAACTGTCCCCGGATACCGCCGTTGCCGCTCAGGCCAGCATCGGTGATAACGGTGAAATCGTTGAGAACACCGTACGCTATAACCCGGTAACGAAAGGCTGGCGTCTGACGCTGCGCGTGAAAGTGAAAGATCCGAAACAGACCACTGAAATGCGTGCTGCGCTGGTCAGTAACGATCAGCCGCTGAGTGAAACCTGGAGCTATCAGCTACCTGCCAATGAATAATACATCTGAATATATTGATGCCATGCCGCTGACGGACATTGAAAAAGCGGCGCTGCCTAAAAGCGACATCCGCGCGGTGCATACCGCGCTGGATGGCGAACATCGTCCGTTTTCCCGTGACGATGATACGCCGCTGGGGTCAGTAAAGGCGCGTCTGGCGCAGGCATGGCCAGACTCGCTGGCAGAAGGGCAGTTGATTAAAGACGATGAAGGACGCGATCAGCTTCAGGCAATGCCGAAAGCCACGCGTTCTTCAATGTTCCCTGACCCGTGGCGCACCAACC from Enterobacter ludwigii includes the following:
- the mdoG gene encoding glucans biosynthesis protein MdoG, with the translated sequence MKHKPQMMKMRWLGAAVVLSLYTSSALAFNIDDVAKQAKSMAGKSYEAPKSNLPSVFRDMKYADYQQIQFNHDKAYWNNIKTPFKLEFYHQGMYFDTPVAINEVTATAVRKIKYSPDYFNFGNVQHDKDTVKDLGFAGFKVLYPINSKDKNDEIVSMLGASYFRVIGAGQVYGLSARGLAIDTALPSGEEFPRFREFWIERPKPTDKRLTIYALLDSPRATGAYRFVIMPGRDTVVDVQSKVYLRDKVGKLGVAPLTSMFLFGPNQPSPATNFRPELHDSNGLSIHAGNGEWIWRPLNNPKHLAVSSFAMENPQGFGLLQRGRQFSRFEDLDDRYDLRPSAWVTPKGDWGKGKVELVEIPTNDETNDNIVAYWTPDQLPEAGKEMNFKYTITFSRDEDKLHAPDNAYVMQTRRSTGDVKQSNLIRQPDGTVAFVVDFAGQDMKKLSPDTAVAAQASIGDNGEIVENTVRYNPVTKGWRLTLRVKVKDPKQTTEMRAALVSNDQPLSETWSYQLPANE